The window TCTCTTTTCTCCCCCTTACATTCCCCTGTTATCATGTTCCAGCTGGTGGTAGGCATCTTGCAGGCTGCAGAGCTACCTGCGATGGACGTGGGAGGAAGTTCTGACCCTTACGTTAAACTCTATCTGCTaccagacaaaaagaaaaagtttgaaaCCAAAGTTCATAGAAAAACCTTAGAACCCAACTTCAATGAGACTTTCACATTTAAGGTAAATGTAATACACCAACATAAATAAAGGTAATTTCCCCTGACTAGCAGCTCTGTTAATATATGTGCAAAATGACTGCCCTTAATTATGTTCTCTGCTCTGCAGGTACCATACACTGAGCTGGGCGGGAAGAACCTTGTGATGACTGTGTATGACTTTGACCGTTTCTCAAAACATGATGCTATTGGAGCTGTGAAGATACCCATGAGCAGTGTGGACTTCAGCCAGTCTCTGCAAGAGTGGAGGGACCTGCAGAAGGCAGAGAAGGAGGAGGTAGGAGAATATTATGACAGGGGGAGGATGAAGAAGGGAGGATCACAGAAGATGAATGCGTTTAAATTTTCCAAAACTGAACAGGCGGGACGTCCTGAATAGTTGTTATCTGAAAAAAATCAATcccatttttcctgttttactagCTTTTTAAATACTAAACAAAGCATTTCAGTCTTAGGAactccagcttttttttttactaattaaTAATTTATGCATTAAAATTTATTAAACATTCATCGAATGTGATACTCTTCTTTTTCACTACTTCTTGTGTGTATTAGAGTGAACGGCTCGGAGACATATGTTTGTCCTTGAGGTATGTCCCTACAGCAGGGAAGCTGACAGTGGTGATTTTGGAGGCCAAAAATCTGAAGAAAATGGATGTGGGTGGATTATCAGGTGAGTTAAGCAGCAAAAACTTTGAAATCATCTCAGATTTAAAGCCTTTGGCAATAATCTTTTTGACCTTTTTTAGTACTGATAATTTTGATGATTCAGTGCAAACCAATTAATACAAAATCTAAACATATAAACGTATGTCTCTCTGTGTAATTGATAATTTCACCAGGTGCTCTCTTGTGCTGGCTCAGTTTTAAGGTCTTCTAAATGCCTTTTTAGTGCTGTGCCCACTTTCAAAAAGCTTCTGTTTAAGGAAACTGAGGACAATTGATGTTGTGTTTCACTGATGGAGTTACTGCATCCATGCCAGGCCGTTGGTCTGCTCTGTGACATAAAAACTCCCTCTTCTCATTTCCAGACCCTTATGTGAAGATCCACTTAATGCAGAATGGGAAAAGactcaagaaaaagaaaacaacaattaaGAAAAACACTCTGAACCCTTACTACAATGAATCCTTCAGCTTTGAAGTACCTTGTGAACAGATAGAGgtacacatttttatttgcgAATTGAAGCACACAAATACAATAATCAGCACTgatatttgtgtgtctgtattttcATTTGTAGAAGGTGCAGGTAGCAGTGACTGTGCTTGACTATGACAAGATTGGGAAGAATGACGCTATCGGGAAGGTGTTGCTGGGCGGGAACAGCACTGGAACTGAGCAACGCCATTGGTCAGACATGCTGGCCAACCCCCGGCGGCCAATAGCCCAGTGGCATAGCCTTCAACCAGAAGATGAAGTCAATGCACTAATTTCCAACAAGAAATGAAAGCCTGGTGGGATATAAAACTCAGCATTTACCTCAAATACTTCTAATTTTTGTTCCTTTAGAATGTTAAGCAGCT is drawn from Pelmatolapia mariae isolate MD_Pm_ZW linkage group LG7, Pm_UMD_F_2, whole genome shotgun sequence and contains these coding sequences:
- the syt1b gene encoding synaptotagmin-1b, with the translated sequence MTGNRRVEPSTSVTPTHLPNATTTPGQKQSGGHSLNKFMSELHSIHMPSWAVAALCIVSLCMVLSCAVCVWKKFLKKGDKGKEKDKKKGKEKSKGGFDTEMDGGYNESLKDECDKETELSDNEPKEDEKLGRLHFTLDYNFTDNTLVVGILQAAELPAMDVGGSSDPYVKLYLLPDKKKKFETKVHRKTLEPNFNETFTFKVPYTELGGKNLVMTVYDFDRFSKHDAIGAVKIPMSSVDFSQSLQEWRDLQKAEKEESERLGDICLSLRYVPTAGKLTVVILEAKNLKKMDVGGLSDPYVKIHLMQNGKRLKKKKTTIKKNTLNPYYNESFSFEVPCEQIEKVQVAVTVLDYDKIGKNDAIGKVLLGGNSTGTEQRHWSDMLANPRRPIAQWHSLQPEDEVNALISNKK